Proteins encoded within one genomic window of Bradyrhizobium sp. AZCC 1719:
- a CDS encoding dihydrodipicolinate synthase family protein encodes MHHSEIKAEVRKLIADGTVLPAHPLALDANRALDVRHQRALTRYYLDAGAGGLAVGVHTTQFAIRDVGMYRPVLELAAETAASWTKRPVAMVAGLAGPTQQAVAEAQTARSIGYHAGLLSLAAMKSASEDEIIAHCEAVAREIPLVGFYLQPAVGGVILSADFWKRFAAIDNVIAIKIAPFNRYRTLDVLRGVAAAGALDRVALYTGNDDHILLDLTLPFDLRDKGVTTRAYFKGGLLGHWSVWTASAIRQFEMCKAARGKDAVPADLLALDARITDCNSAFFDVANNFHGCIAGCHEILRRQGLMQGLWCLDPAEGLSPGQMQEIDRVCREHADLSDDAFVQANLQKWLA; translated from the coding sequence ATGCATCATAGCGAAATCAAGGCCGAGGTTCGAAAGCTGATCGCCGACGGCACCGTGCTTCCGGCGCATCCGCTCGCGCTCGACGCCAACCGCGCACTCGATGTACGGCATCAGCGGGCGCTGACGCGTTATTACCTCGATGCTGGCGCCGGAGGATTGGCCGTGGGCGTGCACACCACGCAATTCGCGATCCGCGACGTCGGCATGTACCGTCCGGTGCTGGAGCTGGCGGCCGAGACCGCCGCTTCATGGACCAAGCGGCCGGTCGCGATGGTCGCAGGCCTGGCCGGTCCGACCCAGCAGGCTGTTGCAGAGGCGCAAACGGCACGCAGCATCGGCTATCACGCCGGCCTGCTCAGCCTGGCTGCGATGAAATCGGCATCCGAGGACGAGATCATCGCGCATTGCGAGGCAGTGGCACGCGAGATCCCGCTGGTCGGCTTCTATTTGCAGCCGGCCGTCGGCGGCGTGATCCTCAGCGCCGATTTCTGGAAGCGCTTTGCGGCCATTGATAACGTCATTGCGATCAAGATCGCGCCGTTCAATCGCTATCGGACACTGGACGTTCTGCGCGGCGTCGCGGCAGCGGGCGCACTCGACCGCGTTGCGCTCTATACCGGCAACGACGATCACATCCTGCTGGACCTCACTTTGCCGTTCGACCTGCGCGACAAGGGCGTCACCACGCGAGCGTACTTCAAGGGCGGCCTGCTCGGGCACTGGTCGGTATGGACCGCGAGCGCGATCAGGCAGTTCGAGATGTGCAAGGCGGCACGCGGCAAGGACGCCGTGCCAGCCGATCTCTTGGCGCTCGACGCGCGTATCACCGATTGCAACAGCGCGTTCTTCGACGTTGCCAATAATTTTCACGGCTGCATCGCCGGTTGCCACGAAATCCTGCGGCGGCAGGGATTGATGCAAGGTCTCTGGTGTCTCGATCCGGCCGAAGGGCTGAGCCCCGGCCAGATGCAGGAGATCGACCGCGTCTGCCGCGAGCATGCCGATCTCTCCGACGACGCCTTCGTGCAGGCGAACCTGCAGAAATG